The following are from one region of the Dreissena polymorpha isolate Duluth1 chromosome 2, UMN_Dpol_1.0, whole genome shotgun sequence genome:
- the LOC127867820 gene encoding uncharacterized protein LOC127867820 isoform X2: MQSHVNITRSKCIRRLLLALLLIGICFGAGDLLEAVKVILYSNSVTVGSIGKPQMSESSNVRVFDTSVDYSNSKQIFKCVDMRIEHLATTPICVYDPTTDIFVSKDIISKGSFEGDYIKEVVKILQDNLSLSFVDIGCNVGVYTLAVAKFGREVIALDANRKNLVMVATSLVKGNLTGKVTLIWNALSDRVEALGFKHKEGNIGALQMESGIRATNDSRGDESSMAIVLDDLVPLLRKRSLFVKMDIESYEYKAMSGGKKFFEEVDVRFLLMEWDFHRTSVEGSRIIQFMTERRFRPVLPLQRLVSLNVENRNTWPNEIMWIRI; this comes from the coding sequence ATGCAATCACATGTGAATATAACACGAAGCAAATGCATTAGAAGACTTTTACTTGCATTACTGCTAATAGGCATATGTTTTGGTGCTGGAGATTTACTTGAAGCTGTAAAAGTTATACTGTACTCCAACTCTGTCACTGTGGGAAGCATTGGTAAACCTCAAATGTCAGAGTCGTCAAATGTGCGCGTGTTTGACACGTCAGTGGACTATTCTAATTCGAAACAGATCTTCAAATGCGTTGATATGAGAATAGAACATCTGGCGACCACTCCGATCTGCGTTTATGACCCAACGACCGATATCTTTGTTTCAAAGGACATAATCAGCAAAGGGAGTTTCGAAGGTGATTATATAAAAGAAGTGGTAAAAATTCTGCAAGATAATCTCAGTCTTTCCTTCGTGGACATAGGTTGTAACGTGGGTGTCTACACGCTGGCTGTCGCCAAGTTCGGACGGGAGGTGATCGCTCTGGACGCTAACCGAAAGAATCTGGTGATGGTTGCGACATCTCTTGTGAAGGGAAATCTCACGGGAAAGGTTACATTGATCTGGAATGCACTCTCGGACAGGGTAGAAGCACTTGGATTTAAACATAAGGAAGGAAACATCGGTGCTTTGCAAATGGAAAGTGGAATAAGGGCCACAAATGATAGCAGGGGCGATGAAAGCTCAATGGCAATCGTGCTGGATGATTTAGTGCCGCTATTAAGGAAAAGATCACTGTTTGTAAAAATGGACATAGAATCCTATGAGTATAAAGCCATGTCAGGTGGAAAGAAGTTCTTTGAGGAGGTCGATGTAAGATTTTTGTTAATGGAATGGGATTTTCACAGAACGTCAGTCGAAGGTTCAAGAATTATTCAGTTCATGACAGAGAGGCGGTTTAGACCGGTTTTGCCGTTACAGAGGCTAGTTTCATTGAACGTTGAAAACCGGAATACATGGCCTAACGAAATAATGTGGATAAGAATTTAA